In Anomalospiza imberbis isolate Cuckoo-Finch-1a 21T00152 chromosome 10, ASM3175350v1, whole genome shotgun sequence, the DNA window GGGTGGGTAggtgggtgggaggggaggagtTGGAAGAAGGGAGGGTATTTGTCAGCTATGTCGAGTCTTGGTTAACAACTTTGCCTCCATTCATGGTTGGTGTCCCTGAACTTTTCCTTGAGCGTCCTTGTTTTTCTCCAATTTCATGCAGCGATGGCTCTCTGTACATGCACACTGCAAACAGAAGAGATACCCGTTAACAGCCCTGAAGTCACACACAGTCATGACcacaacaaattatttctttgtacATGATGCTGGATTCCAGCCCCAttgcaaacacaaacacacatacCCCCACACTTACGAAACCCCTATTGACCCAGCAGCAGATCGTGTTACCAAGCAGGATCTGTttatttgtccttgctgccatTTGCTTCTGTCTCTGTATTCTTTCAAAGGCAGAGAGAAACAGCAGATTGACTGCTCACAGAtaaatctttcttctttctaGGTTTTATGTGTTTTACAGTTTTTGCATgttatattcatatatatataaaataaacattttagcTCACAAAGCCATGTACTGCCTTGAGATGCTGATTATCATCTAACAAGAGGTTCAAGACTGACCTGGTTCCCAGCCCCTGACCTGCAACAAAAGCCCTTGAGAGACCTGAATCAAAACTACAGCTGCATCTGAGCCATGCAAGCGTTCTGGGTGTTGAGCTGTGAATTTGAAGTGGTGACTCAAGCCCATTTGGCTCCATCGGCCAAGAGCCGAGGTCTGCTCTCGGCACTTCCTATTTAATCCTCTGTAAATCAAGCCAGCCAGCCAAGgtcagggctgtgagcagacaCATGGGATGAGTTCAGTGACAGCAAGTCAGGAGCTGTCCCAGCTTTCTGTGGTCGTCTGGCAGCACCTGAGAACAGGGTGGCTGGAGGGCACCTTCTCTCCAGCCCCTGGCTATGCAGTGTGTGTCCTATAAAAATGTACTTGCTGGAGCCCAGACAGCCGGAGAAGGCAACGTCTGCCCAAGGTATGGCTCATCCCCACGTCCTGGGCAGGACAAAGCATTTATCCAGCTCACCACGTGGACTAAGTCCTCACGGCTGTCCTCGTGCCATGTGAggtgtgccagagcaggggcACGAGCTGTTCACACCAAGGAGAGAATCTCTGATGAGCTCACTGCAAATGTGGCAGGGCGCAAATGGGATTGAAAGAGCGAGGCATCTCAAGGGCAGGCACAGAGGAGATGAGAACATAAGGCAGGTCCAGACTGCAAATGTCATGTCCAGATCTTTGCAAAAATTAGGAAATGAAGAAGTAATTATGTATTGCTTCATTTTGTGAAGTTGTCACCATCACAAACAATGGCACAGAACTCCAACACAGGATAGAGCCTATCAGGGTTTGGTTCTGGGTAATGAACAagaataaaacttaaaaaattatctgaagaaatgaaaaaaaaaaaaccaaaaaaaaacaccccatgTACAAAAAGGCAATGTAAGTGCTTGTATCTATAATATTCCTTGATTTCCAAATATATCCTAGCAATAAGAGGCAGGCTGAAAATGACATTATTGCTCTGTGCTTTTACTCCTTACTAGATAAATAGTTACAGCACTGTGCAACAATACAGGACAAAGATAAAGTGCAGTCAACTGTGTATTAATAGGAGGGATATTGAATTGAATATATAAGCAgtgaaaaaatattacttttccCATGGAGTATTTTTCATGCAAGGCTTTCAAAGCAGTTtaaacacatacacacacacacacacacacaggtccTCCTAGAAAGGCTGAAAGGAGGTACTGCTCTGAAAACTGTTACTGTTACTGGAACTATTTCTTTcatgaaaattagaaaaaaaaaaaaaaaagagaaaatgaaggaGTTGTCCCATGGGTCTGGACCAGGATGAGCCGTGCCAGGACTGCCCATCAGGTCCAGACAATGGATGCTGTCTGCATGATGCAAGGACAATGTGTAGCATGGCAGCAACAGATGGAAAAGGGCTCTCACATCCCCTTTCAGTCCTGAAGCTGCCCCTCACACCTTGGAAAGTGTCACTCAACAACATGGTGATGGTGAATTTGCCTGTTGTGGCAAAGTACCCAATAAAATCCTAAAGAAAGTATGAAATGGTTAACAACTGAGGAAAACCTGTGCCCCTGTGATTTCGTACCCTGAGCTGCAGAGTCTTTGGATAGCACTGAGGGTGTGCATCACTTCTGTGACTCACTTTGTTCTCTGATGTGAAGTTTGCCCAGCAGAATTATGTATTTGTGCCAGTGTTGTCCCACTGCCCCTAACATTCCATACACAAAGTTTTGTCTCAAGTGCACTGTTGCCTTCATCCTGACCTCTCTGGTCCCAAGCTGCAGTTGGAGGGAACTCTGTGAGTTCTTCCCCCAGAACCAAGCTCATCTCACCCACATCCATCCCTAATAACCCATCAGGCTGGACCAGATGCTTAACCACAAGGACTGAGCACAGGTgaatgctgcagcagcaccacggCATGCTGCCTTTCCTCAACTCCCTGCCTCTCACCACGGCCTTTGGGCAAAAACCTTGAGCTGCCAACAAGGCCCACAGAATAAAGAATATAAACTAGGCTACTGAAGTAAACAACATTTGCAGCTACAAATGAAGGAAACCCTGTACCTGGCAAGCAAATAAGGCAGGAAAGTTTTATCTTCCAGTCTAGTGCAGGATACAAATACTGATGTGGGGCATGGCTGGAGACTGCTCGCATTGATCTTTTCTGACAGAGCTGTCAAAGCCTCTGTACCAGACAGGCTGTGCCAACAGCCCATGCCAGGAAATCTGTAGCAGTATAGGACAAGcatattttcagtatttagGTACACCTACAGGATCAGTGTATGCAGTACTTACATGGCATCATGCACAAGAGATGCCTGGATATTCTCCTACTCAAGATGCTTGTGCACACGTGCTGAGCTGTGGCCATGGCTCAGCCTGCACTGTGGCACACAGGTGTGTACACCTACATCTGCACAGGCACAGGGCTTCAAAGACAGCCCACCATGTTGTGCAACACAGGCTCTTGGACTGCAGCTTGTTCCTCTTTGTGCTGAGGGAGTCTGAGCATGACTCACGCAGGGAGATGTTAGTCATGGACTGGGGAGGGGGTGTTTGCAAATGGACTCTTGTGAGTGCCCTGATCTTCACAGCTTTGAAAGTACATCGTTGGGCTCCAGGACTTGCAGCACTCACTGGCAGGTCTCTTTGGGATCcctctgtgtgtatgtgtgtgcagacacacttccctgtcacctgcACCGAggtgaagcagcagcagtgtgacAGTCATGCCCAGACACCTGGGAGGTCTGCTGGAGCACACAGCACAAGGAGCTTTAGAAGGATGAGCAATTCAGTTAGAACAAGAGTTCCCTCCCTGCTTTGCCTTGCTTCTCCCACCcacccacacccacacaccAAGCCAAATACAGCCCTTAATGTCTAGAAACCAAGCTAATGCTTTGGAGTTTCAATCAGATAATCAGCTCCTATGCCCCAAATTCCAATCAACACATCCATATTCATGTTTTAATTGGAAAGTGCTGTTAGCTTGAtctgctgaagagctgcaggCATTAATGGAAGGGGGTGAACGCAGTGGAGCTGTGCCCATGTGTGCTTCTTGTGGATTTTGATTCCCTGCTCCCCTGTAAACCAGCAGTGCCTGCCACTCACAGGCACAAGGGAAAAATTTGCACAAAGAACAAACTCACCAATTAGGAAGGAGACTGAGGGTACAAGTGAGGAGGATGGGGGTGGCAGGGACCATACTTCCTGAAGGCAAAGGAATGGAAGGGGCTGCCTGTCACCCAGAAACAGCTCAAACTCTTGCCTACATGCTGGCACAGGATCACACTCTCATTTCTGTTTCCCAGACACGGCACTGGCACATCACCCACACGATGACACTGAAATCACCCTGGGCATCAGGGACTGCTTGAGTTTAGGAAGCATCGTTTTGTGTCCTGACCCTAGCATTTCTCACTTGGCATCACTGCTAGTTGAGGAGGTTCAGGGGATGCAACAAACTCCATTTCCTTTCTCTAGAATATGGCAAAACACTTATTAAGCACATTGGATATTTCCCATCTATCCATCTTCACTCTGTGTCTTTCCTTGTCTCAGACCCTTGCGAGTCAGCAGGAACCAAAACTTTTCTAAGCTGCTGTTCAGCAGGTGGGCAGCCCTGCAGGATCACCATGTGCCCGATGGTGCCGGGCTGGAAGCACATCCTGTGCTAGCAGCCCAGAGAAGGCTCCTTGCCTGGACAGGTAAGATGAATGTGAGTTAGAGTGGCATAGAAAACATACCAAAGCCTGCCCACCTGGAAGACAGACCCAAGAGAGGAGCGATGTTAGCAGACTTACAGAGTGTGGAGATTTtgaggtttgatttttttaagaatacTTTTTAGAATGTTGGGAAAGTAACAGTTTATACAGGCAAGTAGtaacaggacaagggagaatggttttaaattaaaaaaggacATATTTAGGTcagacattaggaagaaattcttctctctGAGGGCAGTGAGGTATACTCCCtaaggctgcccagagaagctgttggtgccccatccctggaagtgcccaaggcaAGACTGGATGAGATCCTGAACAGCCTAATCTGGGgagggtggcatctctgcccatggcagggggttgggaCTAGATGTTgtttaaggccccttccaactccAGACTTCCTATGACTCTATGCTTTATGTATTAAGGTGATACCTTTGAAACATTTTCATGAGGTCTACTGCATTTTCCTAGTCAACAGTCTTGTACTTCTCTACAACATCTGAGAACTCTGCCTTAACAAAACTTGGATGTTATTTCCCTGAGGAATGACACTGGGAAAGATCTGGCTGCTTGGATACTCATCAGTGGTAATAAATTGATCCAGACTAGCCATTAACAGGTCACCTTTGTATCTGAGACATGTTCATATCATGAGGGCTGAAGCGCCATAAATTCAGAGTTAGGGACTGCTCTGCTGACTTGGAGGaagttttctgcttctgtggcCAGATTTGCCACCCTAAATGTTTTCTAGCTTGGGCCAGGAGGGAGAGGAAATGTAACTCTTTGGGAGAGTCACATTTGGAAATTATGTCTTCAAGAAGAAGGAAATATAAATAACAGAGCACATTCACAGTAAGCATCTGATAATATTCCTACTTAAATGACTGGAAAATTCTCACATTGAGAGGGATTTGGATATTTAGAAGAACAAGAGGCACTGTGGATGGTAGGATTGTTCCTGCACTAATCATTACAGACACTTAAAGACAGTGAAATGTCTCTAAAAGATTGCTTGTTGTTCAAATGACAATTATACTCAAGCTCATTTCTTGTGCAGTCTAGCTCAATCTTGATGTCTTCCCTTTAGGGTTCATTTAGCTTGAATAATCAGtgatcagaaataaaaatatcaaaagaaATGTGTTGCGTATGTGTGTTTTGAAGCAAAACTGGCACCACACAGTACATCAACTGCTGCCTACCAGGCTGTTTGCCTTGGCTTTGCCTGTGCACAGATGGGAGAAGAACTTAACGTCTCCCCTGTTATTACTTAGTAAGTTTTTTGTGCTTTCATATTGATTAAGCTTAATCTCAtttccaaaaacaaacaaatcctaCCTACACTAAACTAAAAAAAACTCCTaccaaccaaaacccaaaacttttCCAGTTGGTATCTACTGAATGTTGTACAAAATACCTCCAGCATCCTGCCAATCTACGTGAGTCAAAACACTCCTGAGTGTTTAGCACAGCAGAAAGCCATAGCTGCTAAAAGCCATGGATAACACACATTCATACATAGATACCACTGTGTATTTATGCATATGTGCTCCCATGAGTATTTAGAAATTATCTGTGAGGATATTTCTTATTTATGTATAAGTTTACTGTCCATTTGCAGTTTCAAGGAGACTTCTGAATTCAGAGAGCAGGATGAAGCAATGGGAATCGAATGAGCTTAGGCAGCAATCTGGgcttttttctgtttcccttcCCTGTGAACCCTTTCTTCACTAAACTGCTGCAAAATTTTTCTGTATATCAGAAACAACAGGGAAGTTTCATCTCAGATATAACTGCTATTGAATGGTAGGTGAAGTGATTCCTAGCAATGAATGTGGCACTTCTCCTTCCCAGGGGGAGCAGATTCCTCCTCACACACATTCCTGTGTCAGCCATCACGGGACAGGGCTAATGCTGGTGGTGGTATCCAGTAACAGGAAACCTGGGGGTGTGACTGTGGATGGAAGTTGCAAAGTTCCTGTGGATGGAAGCTGTGTCCTGAATAAGCAGCAAAGCCCACACACTGGGGCAAGCCACAGCATTCTGCAGAACTGACATGCAAATACAGCAAGAGAGTGCTTTGAGTATTTCCATGTAGTCATAACAAAGAGAAAGAACCTGTTAAAACGGGGTAGGAATTGCTCCTTTTCTGTAACATCTCTGCTTGCAAGCTCTGCTCACGGGGACTTTGATGGACACGGTGCAGAGAAGTCACGTGGAGATGAGCCCATTTTACTCCAACCCTCTCCACCAGCCTCTGCTACCTACAGTGAATCTCAGGCTTGGGAACCGAGTCCTCCGTCTGGAGTCACAGTCCCAGACAGCTGAACGCTTTGGGAAGCTGACACGTGCCTTGGCTTGGGAGACTGCCAGCTCTTTGATGCAGCAGCGCGCACAAAGCCTGACTGCAAAGCAtgtggaggagggaaggagtggAGGAGCCCTTAATTTGGCTGCCAACTTCCAAAGCTCACTGCTCGGGAGGTTATGTGACAGCTGTGATTGAGGCAAGTGTGGGAGGATGCAACTGCGGGAAAGGGAAGCTCTCTGGCTGGGCTGGGTTACTCAAAATGAAAGCCAGAGCGGCATTTGCTGAAATGAGATCTCTGCTGTGGGTCAGGCAGCTCTGTTAAGGCAAGGCTTTCCACGAGGAGAGCCACAGGAATGGCCTAGTTTAATGAATGCAGAAGGAAACTATTGAGCTGTTCAGCATTCTAGATTAAAAAAGAAGCCTGGATTCAAAGGATCCCAGTGATCAGTGCCCAGCCAGACAGCGAAGAAATACCAGAAGGAGGTGGAAACCCCGCTGTGAAAGCTGGTTCTTTTAAAGGACTCTCCTCTGGTCAAGGCAAGAGAGAAGCTGGTGACCAACCCCATGCCTGAAGCAACACATGAGGGCTTAGGGTACCAATCCCACTAATGCCTCAGATAAACAACAAAGGGCTCCTGGCTGCAGAGAAGCTGTTGAAAACAAGCGCAGGACAAGCAGCTCCAGGCCATTCGCTCCTCTTTCAACATTTCCATTTCCTGTGCAAAGCCCACAGATACTCCAGGAATGCTGCACTAAATTTCTCTAATGCTTTGCTTCAGATGGCCTTTTCCTTACACTCACAGCTTCCATCCCTGAGCTGGGAAGCTTTTAAGAAGGCCACTGCTGTCTGGAGTGAGCTGTGGCCTCCAGCACTTGTGAGTGGTACCTGTTAGGGGAGCATCAGTTCAAACCTTCTCCCACAGCCAACGTGGAGTAGTGAGagggagcacagagctgtgcagccaAGGCCAGCTCCAGGCTACGGTGTCACTGAAGAGGACAAATGGCAGGACAAAGATGGGGTCAGAAAGGCATGCCTAGTTTGGGGATGAAAAAGTAGCGCTTTTCCCAAGCAAGAGATAAGAAGTGCTATTTCCAGAATCAAGTTAGTACTAGGCTTATCACATTATCTCTCCATTTATCAGGGGCCAGCCCACAATAAGCAAAATGTCCTGGCAGGAGCCTGAGGCACACTTCAGAGTGTACAGGCATCAGCAGGAGGGCAGAACTTCAACTCCATGACTTGCACTGAAGCCTCACACTGTGATGAAGACATATGGCATGACAGCATCCCATCTAACTTTGGACAAAAACTCTACCCCCCAGTGACTAACTAGGATGTCTTTACATATGaggaaaaacagatttaatCTCAGGGTAGACATATAAAGAACATCCATGCTGGTAGGacccatttttcttctgttactATGAACAAAGTGCCAAAGTCTAAAATCAGGTGAGATAAATCCTGTCTCTACTGACTCTTTATGGGACTGCAAATCTACTGAAATACACTGGCAAAATCCTCTGAGAAGACAACATTACGATCACTGTTGCATCACATTCCTTTGGAACTGCTGGCTGCTTTTCTTTACCAGTAATTTCTTGTGTTGCTGGACTTTTAAATTCATCCTTTAGCACCCCAAAGCTAAGAAACCCCTTTGAGGCTagaaggaaagcagaggaaatgCTAGCAGTGCAACCCATCACTTATCTGAAGTGCTACAAAcatttcttcttgctttctcgTCTTGAAGCCCAACACCCCCACCCAGGAAACTCCAACTCTGAAGCTGTTACCTCCCCCTACCCAAACCGCACTGAGGGAGAAAGTGGGCAGATTCCATACCTTCAATGGGTTTGGGTACAAAATGTGAtgagggtttggtttttttcactcGGTTTCCCTTCATAATTTGACCTTCTTTATTGAGTCCCAGGAACCACGCTCGTCCGGATTCTTGCTGCCGGTACAGCGTGGAAGAATAAATAACGTAGTAGTTTTCAAAGACAGATTCTTTAAATTTGCACTCTGGTGTGAAAACATCCTGCagtaagagagagagagaagaagaaaaagcaatggAAGAATTAATAATCACTGATCTTCTAAATTAGGCATCACGCATTGCAGCTAGCAACAGAAAACAACAGGCatcagcactgccagctcccagcagtAACACCCATCTAGACAACTCCCGGCTGAAAGGCAAGGCTGTCCttccctggcagagctgtggttTGCAAAACAGCCTACAGTGAACAGGCATGAAAAATGTgcaggaaaagacagaaatttgCCAGGATTTAGACTTTAATACtaagcaaaagaaagaaaaagagagttGAGAAGCAGAGACACCCTTGCTGTTCCTGATGCCTTCCCCTGGCTTTGCTCATACCTTCCCTGTGATGGGCAAATGTACAATGCTTGTTGTCTAAGATACTGAGGTTTCTTCAAATTCTTAGAGGCAAAAGGCAGTTTACTGAACCATTTAAACGGATTCAAAGAAATGAGAGTACAAAATCAAGTAAACCATTTAATTTCAAAAGCGGCGTGAGGAAATGCTGGCACAAAGCCTAGAAATCTTTCAATAAAGAGAAAGAAGTAATTTTCAAGATTTCTGGCATAAGTATTTCTGCAGGTACTGAGGAGCATTTCCACACCTGCCCTGGAGCAAAGCACGTATGGCTCTGTCCAGGACATCCCCTAAGCCTGTGATGGCTGTGGGAGTGGCTGTGCCACGGCCACTTGCCCTAGCTTTGCATGAAGTCTCCAGGACGAAACAGCACTCAGCTATGGACTAGTACTTGTTATGTCCCAGTATTCAAGATTTTCAGAACAGA includes these proteins:
- the FGF12 gene encoding fibroblast growth factor 12 isoform X5 — translated: MHPDGTIDGTKDENSDYTLFNLIPVGLRVVAIQGVKAGLYVAMNAEGYLYSSDVFTPECKFKESVFENYYVIYSSTLYRQQESGRAWFLGLNKEGQIMKGNRVKKTKPSSHFVPKPIEVCMYREPSLHEIGEKQGRSRKSSGTPTMNGGKVVNQDST
- the FGF12 gene encoding fibroblast growth factor 12 isoform X4; translated protein: MEGKEPQLKGIVTRLFSQQEYFLQMHPDGTIDGTKDENSDYTLFNLIPVGLRVVAIQGVKAGLYVAMNAEGYLYSSDVFTPECKFKESVFENYYVIYSSTLYRQQESGRAWFLGLNKEGQIMKGNRVKKTKPSSHFVPKPIEVCMYREPSLHEIGEKQGRSRKSSGTPTMNGGKVVNQDST
- the FGF12 gene encoding fibroblast growth factor 12 isoform X3 translates to MRILGLLLEKGSHMLQCLCGRRLRSSHSPEPQLKGIVTRLFSQQEYFLQMHPDGTIDGTKDENSDYTLFNLIPVGLRVVAIQGVKAGLYVAMNAEGYLYSSDVFTPECKFKESVFENYYVIYSSTLYRQQESGRAWFLGLNKEGQIMKGNRVKKTKPSSHFVPKPIEVCMYREPSLHEIGEKQGRSRKSSGTPTMNGGKVVNQDST
- the FGF12 gene encoding fibroblast growth factor 12 isoform X2, whose amino-acid sequence is MFFQLCRHTDEPEVYCSAGHVFPCCETETISSEPQLKGIVTRLFSQQEYFLQMHPDGTIDGTKDENSDYTLFNLIPVGLRVVAIQGVKAGLYVAMNAEGYLYSSDVFTPECKFKESVFENYYVIYSSTLYRQQESGRAWFLGLNKEGQIMKGNRVKKTKPSSHFVPKPIEVCMYREPSLHEIGEKQGRSRKSSGTPTMNGGKVVNQDST